GCGTAATAATGATTTTGCGGACCTCTTTATTCTTTAAAGCTTGAACCGCCATGGCAACTGAAACATAAGTCTTTCCAGTTCCAGCAGGGCCTATTGCAAAAACCAAATCATTTTTTCGTACAGCCTGGACCAATTTTATTTGATTAGGAGTTTTTGCTTTTATCGCATAACCTTTCGTACCAAAAACTAAGGTTTCATCCGCATTAACATCAAGCTTCCTTTGGCTTTCTTCATGTTCCTCATTCAAGTAAGTTTTGACACTATCTTCTGTTATTTTCCCAAATTTGTGATAGTGGGTAACCAATGAATGTACAATCTGATTGATGCGAATAATTTCGGGTGTACTCCCTTGTATTCTAATTTCATTCCCTCTTGAGATAATTTTTGATTTAGGAAAAGCAGAAGAAAGTTCGTTAATATTCCGATTTTCTACTCCCAAAAAATCCACAAGGGATACATTTTCTAAAGTGATAACTTTTTCTACCAAATGATTTTCTTATTTATGTTCTCTCAATGTGTTAGTACTGAAAATTATGTAGTTTTGTTTTTAACAAATTTAACAATAATTCGACTTTTTGTATGCCTTTGATCACTTTTCTATCAGATTTCGGTTGGCGCGACCATTATGTGGCAGCGGTGAAAGCCAAAATACTGGGTGAAGATTCTAGTCTTCAAGTGATTGACATATCTCACAACATCACCAAGCACGATATCATTCATGCTGCACATGTACTAAAGTCCGTTTATCAAGATTTTCCGGAAGGTAGCGTTCATCTAGTAGCAGTCAATTCCCGTTCTGAACCAAATGAAGCAATGATCGCTGTTGAAATTAAAAAGCGTTTCTTCTTAGGTAGCAATAATGGATTGCTTAGTATTATAAGAGATAAACATCCCGATAAAATTGTGAAAATTGCGTCAACAGATGACTTAAAAGGTAATTTTCCAGCTAAGGATATTTTGGCTCCTGCCGCTGTTAAAATTTTACAATCCAAAAATCTTGACGGAACTGGCGAAGAAATGGAAGTGGATGATTTTAAAAGATATATTGTACCAAAGGTAAAAGCTACCAGGGAGATTATTCAAGGTCATGTAGTACATATTGATGATTATGGAAACCTGATTACTGATATTCAGAAGTACGACTACGATATTTTAAGTAAAGGAAAATCCGTTCAAATAAAATTTAGAAATTATTCTCTCACAGGAGTTCAAGAGCATTATCACGAAAGCCAAGGAGGCGAAGCTTTTGCCATTTTTAATGATCAAGGCGTTTTAGAAATTGGTATCAAACAAGGAAATGCATCAGAATTACTGGGAATGGAATATAACAGTATGGTAAGCGTTAAGTTTGGGGAGTACTAGCCCCTAGCCCCCAAAAGGGGGATTTGACCTCACATTTTAGACCCGCAAAACTTGATCATTGACATTTCAACACAGCACGAGTTAGAAACTTGCGTTGGCTTTGGGGGG
This is a stretch of genomic DNA from Marivirga harenae. It encodes these proteins:
- a CDS encoding PhoH family protein, with product MVEKVITLENVSLVDFLGVENRNINELSSAFPKSKIISRGNEIRIQGSTPEIIRINQIVHSLVTHYHKFGKITEDSVKTYLNEEHEESQRKLDVNADETLVFGTKGYAIKAKTPNQIKLVQAVRKNDLVFAIGPAGTGKTYVSVAMAVQALKNKEVRKIIITRPAVEAGENLGFLPGDLKEKIDPYLRPIYDALDDMVPAEKLKYYQENRVIEIAPLAYMRGRTLHNAFILLDEAQNTTPMQIKMFLTRMGPNSKAIITGDMSQVDLPKKQKSGLIESTQILKDIKGIGIVHLKGEDVVRHKLVKQIIEAYDKNDVLIEKDHK
- a CDS encoding SAM hydrolase/SAM-dependent halogenase family protein, producing the protein MPLITFLSDFGWRDHYVAAVKAKILGEDSSLQVIDISHNITKHDIIHAAHVLKSVYQDFPEGSVHLVAVNSRSEPNEAMIAVEIKKRFFLGSNNGLLSIIRDKHPDKIVKIASTDDLKGNFPAKDILAPAAVKILQSKNLDGTGEEMEVDDFKRYIVPKVKATREIIQGHVVHIDDYGNLITDIQKYDYDILSKGKSVQIKFRNYSLTGVQEHYHESQGGEAFAIFNDQGVLEIGIKQGNASELLGMEYNSMVSVKFGEY